A genomic segment from Pseudoduganella chitinolytica encodes:
- the surE gene encoding 5'/3'-nucleotidase SurE, which yields MKILISNDDGYLAPGINALADALSQIADIVVVAPDSNRSGASNSLSLDRPLSMQQAANGFYFVNGTPTDCVHIALTGLLAEPPDLVVSGINHGPNMGDDTLYSGTVAAATEGYLFGIPAIAFSQGTYGWSHIEDAAKAARDIVQRYAEALQKPYLLNVNIPNLPYDALGQPVATRLGRRHQAEPVIKALDPRGREIFWIGPPGACKDAGEGTDFHAVAQGRISMTPLQIDLTHKPQLDLLAKALG from the coding sequence ATGAAAATCCTGATCAGTAACGACGACGGCTACCTCGCGCCGGGCATCAACGCGCTGGCGGACGCGCTCAGCCAGATTGCCGATATTGTCGTGGTCGCACCCGACAGCAATCGCTCGGGCGCGTCCAATTCGCTGTCGCTGGATCGGCCGCTGTCGATGCAGCAGGCGGCCAACGGTTTCTATTTTGTCAACGGGACGCCGACCGACTGCGTGCACATTGCGCTGACAGGGCTGCTCGCGGAGCCGCCCGACCTGGTCGTTTCCGGCATCAACCACGGCCCCAACATGGGGGACGACACGCTGTATTCCGGCACTGTGGCGGCCGCCACTGAAGGTTATCTGTTCGGCATCCCGGCCATCGCCTTCTCGCAAGGCACCTACGGCTGGAGCCATATCGAGGATGCGGCGAAAGCGGCACGCGACATCGTGCAGCGCTATGCCGAGGCCTTGCAGAAGCCGTATCTGCTGAACGTGAACATCCCGAACCTGCCGTACGACGCGCTGGGCCAGCCGGTCGCGACGCGGTTGGGCCGCCGCCACCAGGCCGAACCCGTCATCAAGGCGCTCGATCCGCGCGGCCGCGAGATCTTCTGGATCGGCCCGCCCGGCGCCTGCAAGGATGCCGGCGAAGGCACCGATTTCCATGCCGTGGCGCAGGGCCGCATCTCGATGACGCCGCTGCAGATCGACCTGACCCACAAGCCGCAACTCGACCTCCTGGCAAAGGCCCTCGGATGA
- a CDS encoding protein-L-isoaspartate(D-aspartate) O-methyltransferase: MSDKPRSFPLPLSSVTDKAQKKQPVFSPVATPQTATRNAAHNAAHGAAQSARQAQGVAMPVRVTAPERTAPPRQYALVSDAVRRAMVTRVAKQGVHDPAVLAALETVPRHMFMEEGLAAQAYIDASLPIGHQQTISQPYIVARMIEVLRNGAQLTRVLEIGTGCGYQAAVLSCVAREVYSIERIKPLHELAKANLRPLRVPNLRLHYGDGMLGLPQAAPFDGIILAAAGLQVPQALLDQLAIGGRLVAPIGDRTQHLELMTRVGKSEWTRQTLEGCHFVPLRPGTV, translated from the coding sequence ATGAGCGACAAGCCCCGTTCCTTCCCGTTGCCGCTGTCGTCCGTGACGGACAAGGCGCAGAAAAAGCAGCCCGTGTTCTCGCCCGTGGCCACGCCGCAGACGGCGACCCGCAATGCCGCCCACAATGCCGCCCACGGCGCCGCGCAGAGCGCGCGCCAGGCGCAGGGCGTGGCCATGCCGGTACGCGTGACGGCACCGGAGCGGACCGCGCCGCCACGCCAGTACGCGCTGGTATCCGATGCCGTGCGCCGCGCGATGGTGACGCGGGTGGCGAAGCAGGGCGTGCACGATCCGGCCGTGCTGGCGGCACTGGAAACCGTGCCGCGCCACATGTTCATGGAAGAAGGGCTGGCGGCGCAGGCGTACATCGACGCGTCGCTGCCGATCGGCCACCAGCAGACGATCTCGCAGCCGTACATCGTCGCGCGCATGATCGAGGTGCTGCGCAACGGCGCGCAGTTGACGCGCGTGCTGGAGATCGGCACCGGCTGCGGCTACCAGGCCGCAGTGCTGTCGTGCGTCGCGCGGGAAGTGTATTCGATCGAGCGCATCAAGCCTTTGCACGAGCTGGCGAAGGCCAACCTGCGACCGCTGCGGGTACCGAACCTGCGCCTGCATTACGGGGATGGTATGCTTGGGTTGCCCCAGGCTGCCCCGTTCGACGGGATCATCCTGGCGGCAGCCGGCCTGCAGGTACCGCAGGCCCTGCTCGATCAACTGGCCATTGGCGGCCGGCTGGTCGCGCCGATCGGCGACCGCACCCAGCACCTGGAGTTGATGACCCGCGTCGGCAAGAGCGAGTGGACGCGGCAGACGCTGGAAGGTTGCCACTTCGTGCCACTGCGCCCGGGTACCGTCTAG
- a CDS encoding peptidoglycan DD-metalloendopeptidase family protein, whose product MTKKSSLLLLLPLAVLSACTSTPNQAPVIERPIVRHSTAPAAAPVQEHKDRDGYYTVRKGDTLLRIALDHGQNYRDLVAWNNLANPNDIKVDQVLRVAPPEEAPGVRTAAVVMPPETKVTTPPPPKKTEPKGDKKPYTEGTLTDLQKVDKDGDGKPDAPATKPTQVASIKPSVPAAPSLSAEDREVSWTWPSDGKVIAGFDEGKNKGIDIAGRPGQQVLAAGAGKVMYAGSGIRGYGNLVIVKHSNGLLSAYAHNRSILVKEGQTVNRGQAIAEMGDSDSDTVKLHFEIRQQGKPVDPSKFLPNR is encoded by the coding sequence ATGACGAAGAAAAGTTCCCTGTTGTTGTTGCTGCCGCTCGCGGTGCTGAGCGCCTGTACTTCCACGCCGAACCAGGCCCCGGTGATCGAGCGGCCGATCGTACGCCACTCGACCGCGCCGGCCGCGGCGCCCGTGCAGGAGCACAAGGACCGCGACGGCTACTACACCGTGCGCAAGGGTGATACGCTGCTGCGCATCGCACTCGATCACGGCCAGAACTACCGTGACCTGGTGGCCTGGAACAACCTGGCGAACCCGAACGACATCAAGGTCGACCAGGTGCTGCGCGTGGCGCCGCCGGAAGAGGCGCCCGGTGTGCGCACCGCTGCCGTCGTGATGCCGCCCGAGACAAAGGTCACCACGCCGCCGCCACCGAAGAAGACCGAGCCGAAGGGCGACAAGAAGCCCTACACGGAAGGCACGCTGACCGATCTGCAGAAGGTGGACAAGGACGGCGACGGCAAGCCGGACGCACCGGCCACGAAGCCGACGCAAGTCGCCAGCATCAAGCCGTCCGTGCCGGCGGCGCCGTCGCTGAGCGCCGAGGACCGCGAAGTCAGCTGGACCTGGCCGTCGGACGGCAAGGTCATCGCCGGTTTCGACGAAGGCAAGAACAAGGGCATCGACATCGCCGGCCGTCCCGGACAGCAGGTCCTTGCGGCAGGTGCAGGGAAGGTGATGTATGCCGGCAGCGGTATCCGCGGTTATGGTAATCTCGTCATCGTGAAGCACAGTAATGGTCTGCTCTCCGCGTATGCCCACAACCGGTCCATCCTCGTCAAGGAAGGCCAGACGGTCAACCGCGGTCAGGCCATTGCCGAGATGGGGGATTCCGATTCGGACACGGTCAAGCTGCACTTCGAGATAAGGCAGCAGGGCAAGCCGGTGGATCCGTCGAAATTCCTGCCTAACCGCTAG
- the rpoS gene encoding RNA polymerase sigma factor RpoS — MTSSPHDHLEEDALPDDFPAEQIDDGDGLDSGLDGGGTVAEAATVLETVDELKKVLAAELSTDTTQHYLNQIGTRPLLTAQQEVHYATLAKAGDFAARQTMIEHNLRLVVSIAKHYINRGVVLLDMIEEGNIGLMRAIDKFEPERGFRFSTYATWWIRQSIERAIMNQARTVRLPVHMVRELNQILRGKYLLEAQHHNGKDATAEDIADLVGRPVDEVQDILALSEHATSLDAPLDNDPQSSLMDMLPGDADDSPDARAEHHEMTQLVRDWLMKLPDKQRIVIMRRFGLDNDDPATLETLAEEMGVTRERVRQIQQEALIKLKRAMAARGVVRDSLL; from the coding sequence ATGACAAGCTCGCCGCACGATCATCTGGAAGAAGACGCACTACCGGACGATTTTCCGGCCGAGCAGATCGACGACGGCGACGGGCTCGATAGCGGGCTCGACGGCGGAGGCACCGTCGCGGAAGCGGCGACGGTGCTGGAAACCGTCGATGAACTGAAAAAGGTGCTGGCGGCGGAGCTGTCCACCGACACCACCCAGCACTACCTGAACCAGATTGGCACCCGACCACTGCTGACGGCGCAGCAGGAGGTGCATTACGCAACGCTGGCCAAGGCCGGCGATTTCGCGGCCCGCCAGACCATGATCGAGCACAACCTGCGGCTCGTCGTCTCCATCGCGAAGCACTACATCAACCGCGGCGTCGTCCTGCTCGACATGATCGAGGAGGGCAATATCGGCCTGATGCGCGCCATCGACAAGTTCGAGCCGGAGCGCGGCTTCCGCTTTTCCACCTATGCCACGTGGTGGATCCGCCAGAGCATCGAACGGGCCATCATGAACCAGGCCCGCACCGTGCGCCTGCCGGTGCACATGGTGCGCGAGCTGAACCAGATCCTGCGCGGCAAATACCTGTTGGAAGCGCAGCACCACAACGGCAAGGACGCCACCGCCGAGGACATCGCCGACCTGGTCGGCCGCCCGGTGGACGAAGTGCAGGACATCCTGGCGCTGTCCGAGCACGCGACGTCCCTGGATGCCCCGCTGGACAACGACCCGCAGTCCTCGCTGATGGACATGCTGCCGGGGGACGCGGACGACAGCCCCGATGCCCGCGCCGAGCACCACGAGATGACGCAGCTGGTGCGCGACTGGCTGATGAAGCTGCCGGACAAGCAGCGCATCGTCATCATGCGTCGCTTCGGCCTCGACAACGACGATCCCGCCACCCTGGAAACGCTGGCCGAAGAGATGGGCGTGACGCGCGAGCGGGTGCGCCAGATCCAGCAGGAGGCACTGATCAAGCTCAAGCGCGCCATGGCGGCGCGCGGGGTCGTGCGCGACTCGCTGCTCTGA
- the rlmD gene encoding 23S rRNA (uracil(1939)-C(5))-methyltransferase RlmD, translating into MQENIIDIKSLDMDARGVGHMQDNEDGTPGKVVFVEGALPGERVSFETFRKKKNWEAARMTQLHRESALRVQPKCVHFDYCGGCSMQHLEPSAQVAIKQRVLEDNLWHLSKVKPELMMRPMYGPTWGYRYRARLSSRFVAKKGTVLVGFHEKKSVYVADIQSCQILPKHVSDMMMPLRALIGSLSIFDKVPQIELAIGEDLTVLVLRNMEPLTADDEVKVKAFADQYDIQWWLQPKGPDTAYPFYPLGKELHYLLPEFNVRMPFKPVDFTQVNHHINRVLVHKALRLLEVQPTDRVADLFCGLGNFTLPLATQAREVVGIEGSTALTERALANAKVNGLDAKTAFSTRNLFEITKDDLVALGKFDRMLIDPPRDGAMALALALAELKETHPELLPRRIVYVSCSPSTLARDAGVLVHRAGYALKQAGVVNMFPHTSHVESMAVFDLA; encoded by the coding sequence ATGCAAGAAAACATCATCGATATCAAATCGCTCGACATGGACGCGCGCGGCGTCGGTCACATGCAGGACAACGAAGACGGCACGCCAGGCAAGGTGGTATTCGTGGAAGGGGCGCTGCCGGGCGAGCGCGTCAGCTTCGAGACGTTCCGCAAGAAGAAGAACTGGGAAGCGGCCCGCATGACGCAGCTGCACCGCGAGTCGGCGCTGCGCGTGCAGCCGAAGTGTGTCCATTTCGACTACTGCGGCGGCTGCTCCATGCAGCACCTGGAACCGTCGGCGCAGGTGGCGATCAAGCAGCGCGTGCTGGAGGACAACCTGTGGCACCTGTCGAAGGTCAAACCGGAACTGATGATGCGGCCGATGTACGGCCCGACCTGGGGCTACCGCTATCGCGCCCGCCTGTCGTCGCGCTTCGTGGCGAAGAAAGGCACCGTGCTGGTGGGCTTCCACGAGAAGAAGTCCGTGTACGTGGCCGATATCCAGAGCTGCCAGATCCTGCCGAAGCACGTGTCGGACATGATGATGCCGCTGCGCGCGCTGATCGGCTCGCTGTCGATCTTCGACAAGGTGCCCCAGATCGAGCTGGCCATCGGCGAGGACCTGACGGTGCTTGTACTGCGCAACATGGAGCCGCTGACGGCTGACGACGAGGTCAAGGTGAAAGCCTTCGCCGACCAGTACGACATCCAATGGTGGCTGCAGCCGAAAGGCCCGGACACCGCGTATCCGTTCTACCCGCTGGGCAAGGAACTGCATTACCTGCTGCCCGAGTTCAACGTACGCATGCCGTTCAAGCCCGTCGACTTCACGCAGGTCAACCACCACATCAATCGCGTGCTGGTGCACAAGGCGCTGCGCTTGCTGGAAGTGCAGCCGACCGACCGCGTCGCCGACCTGTTCTGCGGCCTGGGCAACTTCACGCTGCCGCTGGCCACGCAGGCGCGCGAGGTTGTCGGTATCGAGGGCAGCACGGCGCTGACGGAGCGCGCACTGGCCAACGCCAAGGTCAACGGCCTGGACGCGAAAACCGCGTTCTCGACCCGCAACCTGTTCGAGATCACCAAGGACGACCTGGTCGCACTGGGCAAGTTCGACCGCATGCTGATCGACCCGCCCCGCGACGGCGCCATGGCGCTGGCGCTGGCGCTGGCCGAGCTGAAGGAAACCCACCCGGAACTGCTGCCGCGCCGCATCGTCTATGTATCGTGCAGCCCGTCCACGCTGGCACGCGACGCCGGCGTGCTGGTGCACCGCGCCGGCTACGCCCTGAAGCAGGCCGGTGTCGTCAACATGTTCCCGCACACGTCGCACGTGGAGTCGATGGCGGTGTTCGATCTCGCTTGA
- a CDS encoding Rap1a/Tai family immunity protein codes for MNVFYAFIASAGLLLPHTGVHAEPRAVPRMTGQEFVDRYFNSVQVSSVEPTAKALLERELALGYLAGIADAAQGRAWCDKGLVKTIEIDAAIAHSLRRLPAASLLGSAAPLIVDVLTKRYPCK; via the coding sequence ATGAACGTTTTCTACGCATTCATCGCGAGCGCCGGTTTATTGCTTCCGCACACTGGCGTCCATGCCGAGCCACGCGCTGTTCCGCGGATGACCGGTCAGGAGTTCGTCGACAGGTACTTCAACAGCGTACAGGTCTCAAGTGTCGAGCCGACCGCGAAGGCATTGCTCGAAAGGGAACTTGCGCTAGGGTATCTGGCAGGTATAGCCGATGCCGCGCAAGGTAGGGCGTGGTGCGACAAGGGGCTTGTCAAGACCATCGAGATCGATGCCGCGATTGCTCATTCCTTGCGCAGGCTTCCGGCAGCGAGCCTCCTCGGGAGCGCCGCCCCGCTTATCGTCGACGTGCTGACGAAGCGGTATCCATGCAAGTAA
- a CDS encoding T6SS effector amidase Tae4 family protein — translation MRPLFLSLKHNYPHKDAIDTAQLFEGIGWDDLIDNPAYENTCAIRMSLALIRTGIHVSGRIAIKKGLHKGRWIEPGQAKLSRMLAAESMFGPPEKFDMQTVVSGIANRSGVISFVRIPSYLDGRGGHIDIIAPGAGGLMACGSGCYFTAHEYWFWELQG, via the coding sequence ATGCGCCCGCTCTTCCTTTCGCTCAAGCACAACTACCCGCACAAGGATGCCATTGACACGGCCCAGCTGTTCGAAGGCATCGGCTGGGACGATCTTATAGACAACCCCGCTTACGAGAACACGTGTGCCATCCGGATGAGCCTGGCACTCATCAGGACTGGCATCCATGTTTCCGGTCGTATCGCCATCAAGAAAGGGCTGCACAAAGGGCGGTGGATCGAACCGGGGCAAGCCAAGCTATCCAGGATGCTGGCTGCGGAATCTATGTTCGGCCCGCCAGAAAAGTTCGATATGCAGACCGTGGTGAGCGGAATCGCCAATCGCAGCGGTGTCATCTCGTTCGTTCGAATCCCGTCTTACCTCGATGGGCGCGGCGGACACATCGACATCATTGCGCCGGGCGCTGGCGGCCTGATGGCATGCGGCTCCGGGTGCTATTTCACAGCTCACGAGTACTGGTTCTGGGAATTGCAGGGCTGA
- a CDS encoding IS4 family transposase, with the protein MLDDALHFLVQAQEDPDWARLGRHLPSEWIEQAVVHTGKASIRRRRLPTEQVVWLVVALALYRHQSISEVVDDLDLALPDVQAPFVSKSAVAQARQRVGAEPLRALFEISAKAWSEQDRKQYLFKGLSLYAMDGTTLKTADTPEQRNHFGEQSYASGRIASYPQVRGVTLTAVPTHLIRDAKFGPYGINEMLHAKELLASIPDDSLTVFDKGFLSAEILCGLTVGGTNRHFIIPAKSNTKWEVVGGTADDAMIEMRVSPQARKKCPDLPATWRARAITIIDQSARKHVLLTSLCDTKRYTAKDVATCYTRRWQIETSYRELKQTMMGRALTLRSRTVEGVYQEIWGTLTAYNLIRLEIAKAALAVKCEPTEVSFIRAFHVIQYELHWAAVTRSHGKLPALMQRLRQRLLMLLNEERPGRKIDRAVKALPHRYTVRVLKKDLN; encoded by the coding sequence ATGCTTGATGACGCGCTCCATTTCCTCGTACAAGCCCAGGAAGACCCGGACTGGGCCCGCCTGGGACGGCACTTGCCTTCCGAGTGGATCGAGCAAGCGGTTGTACACACTGGCAAAGCGAGCATTCGACGGCGCCGGCTGCCGACCGAGCAGGTAGTGTGGCTCGTCGTCGCCTTGGCGCTGTACCGTCATCAGTCTATCAGTGAAGTGGTTGACGACCTGGACCTTGCGTTGCCGGACGTGCAGGCGCCTTTCGTAAGCAAAAGCGCGGTAGCGCAGGCACGGCAGCGTGTTGGCGCCGAACCACTGCGGGCATTATTCGAGATCTCAGCAAAGGCATGGTCGGAGCAGGATCGCAAGCAGTACCTGTTCAAGGGACTAAGTCTGTATGCGATGGACGGCACGACATTGAAGACGGCGGATACGCCGGAACAGCGCAACCATTTCGGCGAGCAGTCGTATGCCAGTGGCCGGATCGCCAGCTATCCGCAAGTGCGTGGTGTGACCTTGACTGCCGTGCCGACCCACCTGATACGCGATGCCAAGTTTGGCCCTTACGGCATCAACGAGATGCTGCACGCCAAGGAGCTGCTCGCATCGATTCCGGATGATTCGCTTACCGTCTTCGACAAAGGTTTTCTGTCAGCCGAGATTCTGTGCGGCCTGACCGTTGGAGGAACGAACAGGCACTTCATCATTCCAGCCAAGTCCAATACGAAATGGGAAGTCGTTGGCGGTACTGCCGACGATGCGATGATCGAAATGCGCGTATCGCCCCAGGCACGCAAGAAGTGCCCGGACTTGCCTGCGACCTGGCGCGCACGCGCCATTACGATCATCGACCAGAGCGCACGCAAACACGTATTGCTGACCTCACTATGCGACACCAAGCGCTACACGGCCAAAGACGTTGCGACTTGTTATACCCGGCGCTGGCAGATCGAAACGAGCTATCGCGAACTCAAGCAAACGATGATGGGCAGGGCGTTGACGCTGCGCAGCCGTACCGTCGAAGGCGTCTACCAGGAAATCTGGGGAACCTTGACTGCCTATAACCTGATCCGGCTGGAGATCGCCAAGGCCGCACTGGCGGTGAAGTGTGAGCCGACTGAGGTCAGTTTTATCCGTGCATTCCATGTCATCCAATACGAACTGCATTGGGCAGCAGTAACCCGCTCACATGGCAAGCTGCCCGCCTTGATGCAGCGCCTTCGCCAGCGTCTGCTCATGCTACTGAATGAAGAACGGCCCGGTCGAAAAATCGACCGGGCCGTGAAGGCCTTACCTCATCGCTACACTGTCCGCGTCCTGAAAAAAGACCTTAACTGA
- a CDS encoding Bax inhibitor-1/YccA family protein produces the protein MEYNLNKTLDQSAGRQVARNSVLRNTYWLLALSMIPTVLGAFIGVSFGVPMPRGFIGALLFLGVAFGFIWAIEKNKHSGVGVALLLGFTFFMGLMLTPILNRTLGYTNGGMLIMLAFGGTAAVFTVLASIATVSKRDFSAVGKWAMAGLVVIILASLANIFFQIPALTLTISVLAIGIFSAFLLYDVQRIANGGETNYISATLAVYLNVYNIFTSLLQILGFAGGSRE, from the coding sequence ATGGAATACAACCTCAACAAGACCTTGGACCAGTCCGCGGGCAGGCAGGTCGCCCGCAACAGCGTGCTGCGCAATACGTACTGGCTGCTGGCGCTGTCGATGATCCCGACCGTGCTGGGCGCGTTCATCGGCGTGTCGTTCGGCGTGCCGATGCCGCGCGGCTTCATCGGCGCCCTGCTGTTCCTGGGCGTTGCCTTCGGCTTCATCTGGGCTATCGAAAAGAACAAGCACAGCGGCGTCGGTGTTGCGCTGCTGCTGGGCTTCACGTTCTTCATGGGCCTGATGCTGACGCCGATCCTGAACCGCACCCTGGGCTACACCAACGGCGGCATGCTCATCATGCTGGCCTTCGGCGGTACCGCGGCCGTCTTCACCGTGCTGGCGAGCATCGCCACCGTGTCGAAGCGCGACTTCTCGGCAGTGGGCAAGTGGGCCATGGCCGGCCTGGTCGTCATCATCCTGGCATCGCTGGCGAACATCTTCTTCCAGATCCCTGCCCTGACGCTGACGATTTCCGTGCTGGCAATCGGCATCTTCTCCGCCTTCCTGCTGTATGACGTGCAGCGCATCGCCAACGGCGGCGAAACCAACTACATCAGCGCCACCCTGGCTGTGTACTTGAACGTGTACAACATCTTCACCAGCCTGCTGCAGATCCTGGGCTTCGCTGGCGGCAGCCGCGAGTAA
- the ndk gene encoding nucleoside-diphosphate kinase, with protein MAIERTLSIIKPDAVAKNVIGQIYSRFEGAGLKIVAARMTQLSRAEAEGFYAVHAARPFFKDLVDFMISGPVMVTALEGEGAIAKNRDLMGATDPKKADKGTIRADFADSIDANAVHGSDAAETAAVEIAYFFPALNVYSR; from the coding sequence ATGGCAATCGAACGCACCCTGTCGATCATCAAACCAGACGCAGTCGCGAAGAACGTAATCGGCCAGATCTACAGCCGTTTCGAAGGCGCTGGCCTGAAGATCGTGGCTGCTCGCATGACCCAACTGTCGCGTGCCGAAGCCGAAGGCTTCTACGCCGTGCACGCTGCCCGTCCTTTCTTCAAGGACCTGGTCGACTTCATGATCTCCGGCCCTGTCATGGTCACCGCCCTGGAAGGCGAAGGCGCCATTGCCAAGAACCGCGACCTGATGGGCGCTACCGATCCGAAGAAGGCCGACAAGGGCACCATCCGCGCCGACTTCGCTGACTCGATCGACGCCAACGCCGTTCACGGTTCGGACGCTGCCGAAACCGCCGCTGTGGAAATCGCTTACTTCTTCCCAGCACTGAACGTGTACTCCCGTTAA
- the rlmN gene encoding 23S rRNA (adenine(2503)-C(2))-methyltransferase RlmN codes for METTLTNLLDLDPAQLIDYCAQLGEKPFRAKQLQRWIHQFGAADFDSMTDLAKSLREKLKTRAHITAPAVISDHTSTDGTRKWLVDVGNGNAVETVFIPEENRGTLCISTQAGCAVNCRFCSTGKQGFNRNLTVAEIIGQLWMAEFELRRTKGIEPGPKGERQITNVVMMGMGEPLLNYEPTATALKLMLDDNAYGLSRRRVTLSTSGVVPMIDKLAQDVPVALAVSLHASNDELRNGLVPLNKKYPLAELLAACKRYLEYAPRDFITFEYCMLDGFNDSDEHARELIALVNHPEYGVNCKFNLIPFNPFPESGLTRSKNPRIKAFSEILMNAGIVTTIRKTRGDDIDAACGQLAGEVKDRTRVQERMEKMTEYQQKFGANFGKIVEIRS; via the coding sequence ATGGAAACGACACTCACCAACCTGCTGGACCTGGATCCCGCGCAACTGATCGACTACTGTGCTCAGTTGGGTGAGAAGCCGTTCCGTGCCAAGCAACTGCAACGCTGGATCCACCAGTTCGGCGCCGCCGATTTCGACAGCATGACGGACCTGGCCAAGTCGCTGCGCGAGAAGCTCAAGACGCGCGCGCACATCACGGCACCGGCCGTCATCAGCGATCACACGTCGACCGACGGCACGCGTAAATGGCTGGTGGACGTCGGCAACGGCAACGCGGTCGAGACCGTGTTCATCCCGGAAGAGAACCGCGGTACCCTGTGCATTTCCACGCAGGCCGGCTGCGCCGTCAACTGCCGCTTCTGCTCGACGGGCAAGCAGGGCTTCAACCGCAACCTGACGGTGGCCGAGATCATCGGCCAGCTGTGGATGGCCGAGTTCGAGCTGCGCCGCACCAAGGGCATCGAGCCGGGCCCGAAAGGCGAACGCCAGATCACCAACGTCGTCATGATGGGCATGGGCGAGCCGCTGTTGAACTACGAGCCGACCGCGACCGCGCTGAAGCTGATGCTGGACGATAACGCCTACGGCCTGTCGCGCCGCCGCGTGACGTTGTCCACGTCCGGCGTCGTGCCGATGATCGACAAGCTGGCGCAGGACGTGCCGGTGGCGCTGGCCGTGTCGCTGCACGCTTCCAACGACGAGTTGCGCAATGGCCTGGTGCCGCTGAACAAGAAATACCCGCTGGCCGAGCTGCTGGCGGCCTGCAAGCGCTACCTGGAGTATGCACCGCGCGACTTCATCACGTTCGAGTACTGCATGCTGGACGGCTTCAACGACAGCGACGAGCATGCGCGCGAACTGATTGCGCTGGTGAATCACCCCGAGTACGGCGTCAACTGCAAGTTCAACCTGATCCCGTTCAATCCGTTCCCGGAATCGGGCCTGACGCGCTCGAAGAATCCCCGTATCAAGGCCTTCTCGGAAATCCTCATGAACGCGGGCATCGTCACGACGATCCGCAAGACCCGCGGCGACGATATCGACGCCGCCTGCGGCCAGCTGGCCGGCGAGGTCAAGGACCGCACCCGCGTGCAGGAGCGCATGGAAAAGATGACGGAATACCAGCAGAAATTCGGCGCGAACTTCGGCAAGATCGTGGAGATCCGGTCCTGA
- the pilW gene encoding type IV pilus biogenesis/stability protein PilW — translation MLSFAQRSSALLAALGMAGLLVACAGAGEGAGGGAASGAGGSGKADLPTLSDMTAAQKRAQIRMQLAVGYYEQGQLPVALDEIKKAVAADPEYADAWGMRALIYMAMGETALADDNFRRALQLAPGNPDIANNYGSFLCQNGRVRESFKFFDIALASRQYASPEKAQNNAGNCALKARDLDTAEKYLLQALQRTPDQPSTNASLARVYYERRDYVRANFFITRLGKVARPDSLPADVLWLAIRVQHKMGDTGAEQGWVTQLRRHHPASPEYAAYQRGAFDE, via the coding sequence ATGTTGTCCTTCGCCCAGCGCAGCAGCGCGCTCCTGGCGGCCCTCGGCATGGCCGGGCTGCTGGTGGCGTGCGCGGGCGCCGGGGAGGGGGCCGGCGGTGGGGCCGCAAGCGGAGCGGGGGGCAGCGGCAAGGCCGACCTGCCCACCCTGTCGGACATGACGGCCGCGCAGAAGCGCGCCCAGATCCGCATGCAGCTGGCCGTCGGCTACTACGAGCAGGGCCAGCTGCCGGTCGCGCTGGACGAGATCAAGAAAGCCGTCGCCGCCGATCCGGAGTATGCGGACGCGTGGGGCATGCGCGCGCTGATCTATATGGCCATGGGCGAAACGGCACTGGCGGACGACAATTTCCGCCGCGCACTGCAACTGGCGCCCGGCAATCCGGACATCGCCAACAACTACGGTTCCTTCCTGTGCCAGAACGGCCGGGTGCGCGAATCGTTCAAGTTTTTCGATATCGCGCTGGCCAGCCGGCAGTATGCTTCGCCGGAAAAGGCCCAGAACAATGCGGGCAACTGCGCGCTCAAGGCACGCGACCTGGACACGGCCGAGAAGTACCTGCTGCAGGCGCTGCAGCGGACACCGGACCAGCCGTCGACCAACGCCAGCCTGGCGCGGGTTTATTATGAGCGCCGCGATTACGTGCGCGCGAATTTCTTCATCACCCGGCTGGGCAAGGTCGCAAGGCCCGACAGCCTGCCGGCCGACGTATTGTGGCTGGCGATCAGGGTGCAGCATAAGATGGGGGACACCGGCGCGGAGCAGGGGTGGGTGACGCAATTGCGCCGCCACCATCCCGCCTCGCCCGAGTATGCTGCGTATCAACGTGGGGCGTTTGATGAGTGA